One window from the genome of Haloarcula sp. CBA1127 encodes:
- a CDS encoding dihydrolipoamide acetyltransferase family protein, which produces MVREFELPDVGEGVAEGELLRWQVEPGDSVSEDQPVAEVETDKAVVDVPSPVDGVVEELRAAEGEIVPVGDVIIVFRVEGEDEPDGTETAPTDDTTADSGHQTDEEAPTQPAEDAQSEPAVTQRVQVAAPPSVRRLARELGVDISSIADSSLGRITESDVRAHANTDSHSSSQEQSNQQTAAAERQKQQATSTQSVSSVQARETADRETTVAVPKTRHVAAKEGIDLDTVPTDERKDGEPFVTLETVQEYAEAQQQAQKTDREAVAERAAADEPARPESRKPYKGIRQTIGSAMTSSKYTAPHVTHQDEVDVTALVDARSTLRQEAEEHDIRLTYMPFVMKACAAALQENPQVNISLDEANEEIVEKQYYNIGVATATDDGLLVPVVEDVDAKGLLEVASETNEKTQRARERSLSPEEMRGGTFTISNIGGIGGEYGTPIINQPESAILALGEIKKKPRVVEADGEETIEPRHVMTLSLSFDHRVLDGADAARFTNSVQKYLRNPNLLLLE; this is translated from the coding sequence ATGGTACGCGAATTCGAACTCCCCGATGTCGGTGAAGGCGTCGCCGAGGGAGAACTGCTTCGATGGCAGGTCGAGCCGGGCGACTCAGTTTCGGAAGACCAGCCAGTAGCGGAAGTCGAGACCGACAAAGCCGTCGTTGACGTCCCGTCCCCCGTCGACGGTGTTGTCGAAGAACTCCGTGCCGCGGAAGGAGAGATAGTCCCAGTCGGTGATGTGATTATCGTCTTCCGGGTCGAGGGTGAAGACGAACCGGACGGAACTGAAACAGCGCCGACAGACGACACCACTGCGGACAGCGGGCACCAAACCGACGAGGAAGCACCAACACAGCCAGCCGAAGACGCGCAGTCAGAACCAGCGGTGACACAGCGCGTCCAGGTCGCCGCTCCGCCGTCTGTACGGCGTCTGGCCCGCGAACTGGGCGTCGATATCTCCAGCATTGCGGACTCGTCTCTGGGACGCATAACCGAGTCGGATGTTCGCGCGCACGCGAACACGGACTCTCACTCCTCAAGTCAGGAGCAGTCAAACCAGCAGACCGCTGCTGCAGAGCGACAAAAACAGCAGGCAACTTCGACGCAGTCTGTCAGCTCAGTTCAGGCGAGAGAAACGGCAGACAGGGAGACAACGGTGGCCGTCCCGAAAACCAGACACGTCGCAGCGAAGGAAGGGATCGATCTCGATACTGTCCCCACTGATGAGCGAAAAGACGGAGAACCCTTTGTCACGCTCGAAACGGTCCAAGAGTATGCCGAGGCACAACAGCAGGCACAGAAAACGGATCGAGAAGCGGTAGCTGAGAGGGCAGCGGCAGACGAGCCAGCGCGCCCTGAGTCTCGGAAGCCGTACAAAGGAATCAGGCAGACGATTGGCTCGGCGATGACGTCGTCGAAATATACGGCCCCACACGTCACTCATCAGGACGAGGTCGATGTTACTGCGCTGGTCGACGCTCGTTCGACGCTCAGACAGGAGGCCGAGGAGCACGATATCCGACTGACGTACATGCCGTTCGTGATGAAAGCGTGTGCCGCGGCTCTGCAAGAGAACCCACAGGTGAATATCTCCCTCGACGAAGCAAACGAAGAAATCGTCGAAAAGCAGTATTACAACATCGGTGTCGCAACGGCAACTGATGACGGACTGCTGGTTCCCGTTGTCGAGGATGTCGATGCGAAAGGCCTGCTCGAAGTCGCATCGGAGACCAACGAAAAAACCCAGAGAGCGAGGGAACGGAGTCTTTCGCCCGAGGAAATGCGTGGCGGGACGTTCACTATCTCGAACATCGGCGGGATCGGCGGGGAGTACGGAACACCGATCATCAATCAGCCGGAAAGCGCCATCCTGGCACTGGGAGAGATCAAAAAGAAGCCACGGGTCGTCGAAGCCGATGGTGAAGAGACGATAGAACCTCGCCACGTCATGACACTCTCCCTGTCGTTCGACCATCGAGTGCTCGACGGCGCAGACGCCGCACGGTTCACGAACTCCGTACAGAAGTACCTGCGAAATCCAAACCTGCTACTACTAGAATAA
- a CDS encoding alpha-ketoacid dehydrogenase subunit beta has protein sequence MSSTASTQTGQKAQSLTLVEAIQDGLYTEMSQDDTVVVLGEDVGKNGGVFRATDQLYEEFGEDRVIDTPLAEAGIIGASIGLAQTGMKPVPEMQFMGFMYPAFDQIVSHAARLRSRSQGQYSVPMVIRAPYGGGIRAPEHHSESKEAFFVHEPGLKVVSPSTPYDAKGLLAASIHDPDPVIFLEPKLIYRAFREDVPTKPYEVSLNEAAVRREGSDISVYTWGAMTRPALIAAENLSQSHGIDVEVIDLRTLSPLDIETITESFKKTGRAAIVHEAPKTGGLGAEIATTIQEEALVHQEAPIKRIAGFDAPMPLHSLEDYYLPQAVRIQDGIRETVDF, from the coding sequence ATGAGTTCGACAGCCAGCACGCAGACGGGCCAGAAAGCACAGAGCCTCACGCTCGTGGAGGCGATACAGGACGGATTGTACACAGAAATGTCACAGGACGATACCGTCGTCGTTCTGGGCGAAGACGTCGGGAAGAACGGCGGTGTTTTCAGAGCAACCGACCAGCTGTACGAAGAGTTCGGCGAAGACCGCGTCATCGACACGCCACTGGCCGAAGCCGGAATCATCGGGGCTTCGATTGGTCTCGCACAGACCGGCATGAAGCCTGTTCCCGAGATGCAGTTCATGGGCTTCATGTATCCTGCCTTCGACCAGATTGTCAGTCACGCTGCCCGCCTCCGGAGCCGCAGTCAGGGGCAGTATTCAGTGCCGATGGTGATACGGGCTCCATACGGTGGTGGCATCCGGGCCCCAGAACACCACTCCGAGTCAAAGGAAGCGTTCTTCGTGCACGAGCCCGGCCTCAAGGTCGTCTCGCCGAGCACGCCCTACGATGCGAAGGGACTTCTGGCGGCGTCCATCCATGACCCGGATCCAGTCATCTTCCTTGAGCCGAAGCTGATCTACCGTGCCTTCCGTGAAGATGTCCCGACGAAACCGTATGAAGTGTCGCTGAATGAGGCCGCTGTCCGGCGTGAAGGGAGCGATATCTCAGTCTACACGTGGGGCGCGATGACTCGGCCGGCACTGATCGCTGCGGAGAACCTTAGCCAGTCACATGGCATCGATGTCGAAGTCATCGACCTGCGAACCCTGTCACCTCTCGATATAGAGACGATCACTGAATCGTTCAAAAAGACCGGGAGAGCCGCGATTGTCCACGAAGCACCGAAGACTGGCGGATTAGGGGCGGAAATCGCAACGACGATTCAGGAAGAAGCACTCGTGCATCAGGAAGCGCCAATTAAACGAATCGCTGGCTTCGATGCTCCCATGCCGCTCCATTCGCTGGAGGATTACTACCTGCCACAGGCGGTCCGTATTCAGGACGGCATCCGCGAAACAGTCGATTTCTAA
- the pdhA gene encoding pyruvate dehydrogenase (acetyl-transferring) E1 component subunit alpha, protein MNMKNEAGSKDVPATVREDSDLVQVLDAEGNVLPQASVPDISDRRLLELYETIKLARHFDQRAISFQRQGRLATYAPMTGQEGSQVATSLALAEQDWLFPTYREHAAKYAHGMDLTSLFEPLRGYREGYAIPDDVNVMPEYIPIATQVPQAMGMAWGHKLQGKTDTAVLCHLGDGATSEGDFHEGLNFAGVFDVPAVFVCNNNQWAISVPRERQTASETIAEKAQAYGIDGVRVDGLDPLAVYKVASEALEKARNPGPGELRPTLIESVQYRFGAHTTADDPSVYRDESEEEVWRDRDPVDRIETYLYNEGILDSDLESEIQDRIEQEVSEAIETAEQTETSPDNIVEHVYEDVPARLEEQRDELNRLREKYDDGAFSEVLE, encoded by the coding sequence ATGAACATGAAAAACGAAGCAGGAAGCAAGGACGTGCCAGCGACCGTCAGAGAAGACTCGGATCTAGTCCAGGTACTGGATGCTGAAGGCAACGTCTTACCACAGGCGTCTGTTCCGGATATCTCAGACAGGCGGTTACTTGAGTTGTACGAGACAATCAAGCTCGCTCGTCACTTCGACCAGCGGGCGATCAGCTTCCAGCGACAGGGGCGGCTGGCGACGTACGCACCAATGACCGGGCAAGAGGGGTCACAGGTCGCCACGAGCCTGGCACTTGCCGAGCAAGACTGGTTGTTCCCGACCTACAGAGAGCACGCGGCGAAGTACGCCCATGGAATGGACCTGACGTCCCTTTTCGAGCCACTGAGAGGCTATCGAGAGGGATACGCGATCCCGGACGACGTCAACGTGATGCCGGAGTATATTCCGATTGCAACGCAGGTTCCACAGGCCATGGGGATGGCGTGGGGACACAAGCTACAGGGCAAGACCGACACGGCTGTCCTGTGTCACCTCGGTGACGGTGCGACCTCCGAAGGAGACTTCCACGAAGGACTGAACTTCGCCGGGGTGTTCGACGTCCCTGCTGTATTCGTTTGCAACAACAATCAATGGGCGATTTCGGTCCCCCGCGAGCGACAGACCGCGAGCGAAACTATCGCTGAAAAGGCACAGGCATATGGTATCGACGGCGTTCGAGTCGACGGGCTGGACCCGCTGGCGGTCTACAAAGTCGCCAGTGAGGCGCTGGAAAAAGCCCGGAATCCGGGCCCCGGGGAGCTACGCCCAACCCTTATTGAATCCGTCCAGTATCGCTTCGGTGCGCACACGACCGCGGATGACCCGTCTGTTTACAGAGACGAATCGGAGGAGGAGGTCTGGCGGGACCGCGACCCGGTGGACCGCATCGAAACGTATCTGTACAACGAGGGCATCCTCGACTCCGACCTCGAGAGTGAGATCCAAGACCGAATCGAACAGGAAGTCAGCGAGGCGATAGAAACGGCGGAGCAGACGGAGACGAGTCCGGACAATATCGTCGAGCACGTGTACGAGGACGTTCCAGCGCGACTCGAAGAACAGCGGGACGAATTGAACCGGCTGCGCGAAAAGTATGACGACGGCGCGTTCTCGGAGGTGCTGGAATGA
- a CDS encoding ABC transporter ATP-binding protein: protein MSLLSVQQLDAGYGDLQILTDVDMEVGQGEYITIVGPNGAGKSTVMKSVFGLTTYMGGEIIFGDRDIAGEQPEDIISYGLSFVPQSNNVFEPLTVTENLKMGAYTLDQFPEDRLQAVYDRFPILETRSGQKAGTLSGGQQQMLAMGRALMLDPDLLLLDEPSAGLAPDLVDEMFDRIDEINDAGTAVLLVEQNAKEALRRCDRGYVLVQGQNRHEDSGEALLNDQQVREDFLGG, encoded by the coding sequence ATGAGTCTGCTGTCAGTACAGCAACTTGACGCCGGGTACGGTGACCTGCAAATTCTCACAGATGTCGACATGGAAGTTGGACAGGGTGAGTACATCACCATCGTCGGCCCGAACGGTGCGGGCAAGTCCACGGTAATGAAATCAGTGTTCGGACTGACGACGTACATGGGGGGTGAAATCATATTCGGCGACAGGGATATCGCCGGCGAACAACCGGAAGATATCATCTCATATGGGCTGAGCTTCGTTCCTCAAAGCAACAACGTGTTCGAGCCACTGACCGTCACGGAGAACCTCAAGATGGGTGCATACACGCTGGATCAGTTCCCGGAGGACCGGCTCCAGGCCGTTTACGACCGGTTCCCGATACTGGAAACGCGGTCAGGACAGAAGGCGGGCACCCTCTCAGGAGGGCAGCAGCAGATGCTGGCGATGGGACGTGCGCTCATGCTCGACCCTGATCTGTTACTGCTTGACGAGCCCAGTGCAGGCCTCGCACCGGACCTCGTCGACGAGATGTTTGACCGCATCGACGAGATCAACGACGCCGGAACCGCCGTCCTCCTCGTCGAGCAAAACGCCAAAGAGGCATTGCGGCGGTGCGACCGTGGCTACGTCCTTGTGCAGGGACAGAATCGACACGAAGACAGTGGTGAAGCACTTCTCAACGACCAGCAGGTTCGCGAGGACTTCCTCGGCGGGTAA
- a CDS encoding ABC transporter ATP-binding protein — translation MSKNGHSARSDQTQNGQQEQILKVENLRKTFGGITAVADVSFHVEKGSITGLIGPNGAGKSTTFDLITGVQRPDGGAVEFNDTEITGYRSDQVANQGLVRTFQIARELSEMTVLENLMLAPQNQAGEAVWRAVLPRARAQVVEQEKELREQAWEMLELFEIEHVAHESAGNLSGGQRKLLEMARVLMTDPEMVLLDEPLAGVNPTLEEKLIDRLHTLKEQGYTFLFVEHDMDVIMNNCDTVIVMHQGSVLTEGQPDAVKNNEKVLDAYLGEEVKI, via the coding sequence ATGAGTAAGAACGGACACTCAGCACGGAGCGATCAGACCCAGAACGGACAGCAAGAGCAGATACTCAAAGTGGAAAACCTGCGGAAGACATTTGGTGGTATTACCGCTGTCGCTGACGTCTCTTTCCACGTCGAAAAGGGGTCGATCACTGGTCTGATCGGTCCGAACGGTGCCGGCAAGTCGACGACATTCGACCTGATTACCGGTGTGCAACGTCCAGACGGGGGCGCAGTCGAGTTCAATGACACGGAAATAACGGGGTATCGGTCAGATCAGGTCGCAAATCAGGGCCTCGTTCGGACCTTCCAGATAGCACGAGAGCTATCAGAGATGACCGTGCTTGAAAACCTGATGCTAGCACCACAGAACCAGGCCGGCGAAGCAGTTTGGCGAGCGGTCCTCCCGCGAGCCAGGGCACAGGTCGTCGAACAGGAAAAAGAACTTCGAGAACAGGCCTGGGAGATGCTCGAACTGTTTGAGATTGAGCACGTCGCGCACGAATCTGCCGGAAATCTCTCAGGTGGCCAGCGGAAGCTGCTGGAGATGGCGCGCGTGCTCATGACTGATCCCGAGATGGTGCTGCTGGATGAACCGCTTGCGGGAGTCAACCCAACACTCGAGGAGAAACTCATTGACCGGCTGCATACGCTCAAAGAGCAGGGTTACACCTTCCTCTTCGTCGAACACGACATGGACGTTATCATGAACAACTGCGATACGGTCATCGTGATGCATCAGGGGAGTGTTCTTACAGAGGGGCAACCAGACGCAGTGAAAAACAACGAAAAAGTGCTTGACGCATATCTCGGGGAAGAGGTGAAAATATGA
- a CDS encoding branched-chain amino acid ABC transporter permease, which yields MSTGSIQARAEGWLGNNDVRLLIALALAIGGLYALFSVVLGFQLNGTVNTLRRVAFLSAIYAMLALALNLQWGYAGLFNLGAAGFMAIGVYTMGILTAPVTASPPGFGLPLPVAIVGAILVTGVIGGLAALPAIRLRADYLAIVTVAFSEIVRLTLRAPEFANTRIAGVAFGTGGATGLSLPSNPIRILFYTDPAATAPAPNALGAAIFSAVEPLGIEETLVIGWAYVVVLCLCLGLLYWLMIRIGKSPFGRVLKSIREDQQVTQALGKDTRLFKIKTFALGCALMGLIAIFWRLSGGYASPRMFKPIQTFYIFIALFIGGTGSPTGSIVGGALFASLLFEGPSFIRRVVAEYLQLSNAPDTLVSALAELGTLDVTPLLAYSVQDVSISALRLMLLGIVLVYLMQRHPDGLLGHRKAIASSVELSQQATREDDNE from the coding sequence ATGAGTACGGGCTCCATTCAGGCGCGGGCTGAGGGCTGGCTTGGCAACAACGACGTGCGCTTGCTCATCGCTCTGGCACTCGCTATCGGGGGATTGTACGCGCTTTTCAGTGTCGTGCTTGGATTCCAACTGAATGGTACAGTCAACACGCTTCGTCGTGTCGCGTTCCTCTCAGCGATCTATGCCATGTTAGCGCTCGCACTGAACCTCCAGTGGGGATACGCGGGCCTGTTCAATCTCGGAGCGGCCGGGTTCATGGCCATCGGTGTGTACACAATGGGGATACTGACCGCGCCAGTGACGGCCAGTCCGCCCGGCTTCGGGCTGCCGCTCCCGGTCGCGATTGTGGGTGCTATCCTCGTGACTGGGGTCATCGGCGGCCTCGCAGCGTTGCCTGCGATCCGACTTCGCGCCGATTATCTTGCGATTGTCACTGTCGCGTTCTCGGAAATCGTCCGCCTCACACTCCGTGCGCCGGAGTTTGCGAACACTCGCATCGCCGGCGTTGCATTCGGAACGGGCGGTGCGACGGGGCTGTCGTTGCCATCGAACCCGATCCGGATTCTATTTTATACGGATCCGGCCGCAACAGCCCCAGCGCCAAATGCTCTAGGTGCGGCGATATTCAGTGCCGTGGAACCGCTGGGAATCGAGGAGACGCTGGTCATCGGCTGGGCGTACGTCGTTGTGTTATGTCTCTGTCTCGGCCTCCTGTACTGGCTGATGATCCGCATCGGGAAGTCACCCTTCGGACGGGTGCTCAAGAGTATTCGCGAGGACCAGCAGGTCACGCAGGCGCTGGGAAAAGACACGCGCCTGTTCAAGATCAAGACGTTCGCGCTCGGCTGTGCGCTTATGGGCCTGATTGCTATCTTCTGGCGTCTCTCCGGGGGCTATGCATCGCCACGGATGTTCAAGCCGATACAGACGTTCTACATCTTCATTGCGCTGTTTATCGGCGGAACTGGCTCGCCAACGGGGAGTATCGTTGGCGGTGCTCTGTTCGCGAGCCTGCTCTTCGAGGGCCCCTCGTTCATCCGTCGGGTGGTGGCGGAGTACCTCCAGCTCAGCAACGCTCCCGATACGCTTGTCAGTGCCCTCGCCGAGTTAGGAACCCTCGATGTCACGCCGCTGCTGGCGTACTCCGTGCAGGACGTGAGCATTTCGGCTCTCAGACTCATGCTGCTCGGTATCGTTCTGGTGTATCTCATGCAACGGCACCCGGATGGGCTGCTTGGCCATCGAAAAGCAATCGCATCGAGCGTTGAACTCTCACAGCAGGCGACTCGCGAGGACGATAATGAGTAA
- a CDS encoding branched-chain amino acid ABC transporter permease, whose amino-acid sequence MAARDYYSRGQNLVYNRPVLVIFAVIGVFLVFDIFRQVGTGTVAITDLMSYLWNGLVLGMSLGLAGVGLSMTYSILNFANFAHGDLITSGAFAGWATAFLIAGLGEFSVESLILIGGPIAVGSNDLGINVVNTPLALLAGLLVAAVLTAALSLLLDRIVFRPMRSADGVTLMIASVGVALFLRNLLTFSFLTDSRGLTGGNVPQFTVAGVTFGGHQITLVVVAALLMLGTHILLQYTKIGTAMRAMAANKDLAKVTGIPTERVVKLTWIIGGGLTGCAGFLIALQQGTLTVTMGWDLLLLVFAAVILGGVGSIYGAMVGGVILGIASRLALVWIPASFLLVAAFVIMIVMLLVRPSGLFSGRTTA is encoded by the coding sequence ATGGCGGCACGAGACTACTACAGCCGTGGACAGAATCTGGTATACAACCGCCCAGTACTCGTTATCTTCGCAGTTATCGGCGTGTTTCTCGTATTCGACATCTTTCGACAGGTAGGCACTGGAACAGTTGCCATCACAGACCTCATGAGTTATCTCTGGAACGGACTGGTGCTGGGAATGTCGCTTGGACTGGCCGGTGTCGGCCTCTCGATGACATACAGTATCCTCAATTTTGCGAACTTTGCCCACGGTGACTTGATTACGAGCGGTGCGTTCGCCGGCTGGGCGACGGCGTTTCTGATTGCCGGACTCGGAGAGTTCTCTGTCGAATCGCTCATTCTTATCGGCGGCCCAATCGCAGTCGGCTCGAATGACCTCGGAATAAACGTCGTCAATACCCCACTGGCGCTTCTGGCTGGCTTACTCGTCGCCGCGGTCCTGACAGCCGCCCTCTCGCTTTTGCTGGATCGAATCGTGTTCAGACCGATGCGCAGTGCCGACGGCGTGACGCTGATGATCGCCAGCGTCGGCGTCGCACTGTTCCTTCGTAACCTCCTCACCTTTTCGTTCCTGACCGACAGTCGTGGGCTGACAGGCGGCAACGTCCCTCAATTTACTGTCGCGGGCGTCACGTTCGGCGGACACCAGATTACGCTGGTCGTCGTCGCCGCACTCCTGATGCTCGGCACTCACATTCTCCTTCAGTACACGAAAATCGGCACGGCGATGCGTGCAATGGCTGCGAACAAAGACCTCGCAAAAGTCACGGGCATCCCAACGGAGCGCGTCGTCAAACTCACGTGGATTATCGGCGGCGGGCTTACCGGGTGTGCAGGCTTTCTTATCGCACTACAGCAGGGGACGCTTACAGTGACAATGGGGTGGGACCTGCTGTTACTGGTGTTCGCAGCGGTCATCCTCGGCGGTGTCGGTTCGATCTACGGCGCCATGGTCGGCGGCGTCATTCTCGGCATCGCGAGCCGACTCGCGCTCGTCTGGATTCCAGCCAGCTTCCTGCTGGTTGCGGCGTTCGTCATCATGATCGTCATGCTGCTCGTGCGTCCATCGGGGCTGTTCAGTGGGAGGACGACGGCATGA
- a CDS encoding pyridoxal phosphate-dependent aminotransferase, which translates to MSQYAARVEEMDISGIREVFEAAGEDAINLGLGQPDFPTPEHAREAAMSAIQDGMGDSYTSNKGIPELREAISDRYATDNGQDIPPENIIATAGASEAIHVAIEAHVQPGDEVLCPDPGFLAYEQLVLLAGGEPKRVELRDDLTLDPAAVENAITDNTSLFIVNSPANPTGAVQSKRDMAEFARIADEHEVICLSDEVYEKIVFDGEHHSPAEFASSDRVIQASACSKTYSMTGWRLGWVAASSERIERMLRVHQYVQACASAPSQYAAEAALTGPQEPVREMVSAFEERRDVLLDGLADIGLDTPVPKGAFYAMPHVPDGWTQKMLDNDVIVVPGEAFGPSGKGQARISYATSTAELKEALEVMRTVTNSL; encoded by the coding sequence ATGTCTCAGTACGCAGCACGCGTCGAAGAGATGGATATCAGTGGCATCCGAGAAGTCTTCGAAGCGGCAGGCGAAGACGCAATAAATCTAGGTCTCGGTCAGCCTGATTTCCCAACTCCAGAACACGCTCGGGAGGCAGCGATGAGTGCGATTCAGGATGGGATGGGTGATTCATATACGTCCAACAAGGGGATTCCAGAACTCAGAGAGGCCATCAGTGACCGCTATGCAACTGATAACGGTCAGGACATACCGCCCGAAAACATCATCGCCACTGCCGGCGCAAGCGAGGCGATTCACGTCGCAATCGAAGCCCACGTCCAGCCTGGTGACGAAGTGCTCTGCCCCGACCCCGGGTTTCTGGCCTATGAACAACTGGTGCTACTCGCCGGCGGCGAGCCAAAGCGGGTCGAACTCAGAGACGACCTGACCCTCGACCCCGCTGCTGTCGAGAACGCCATCACTGATAACACGTCGCTGTTTATCGTTAACAGTCCTGCAAACCCAACCGGTGCAGTGCAATCGAAGCGAGACATGGCAGAGTTCGCGCGGATAGCGGATGAACACGAAGTCATTTGCCTCTCCGATGAGGTCTACGAGAAGATCGTCTTCGATGGTGAACACCATTCTCCGGCGGAATTCGCCAGCTCCGATAGGGTAATTCAGGCCAGTGCGTGCTCGAAAACGTACTCGATGACAGGGTGGCGGCTCGGCTGGGTGGCGGCCAGTTCGGAGCGAATCGAACGGATGCTCCGGGTGCACCAGTACGTGCAGGCGTGTGCCAGCGCCCCCTCACAGTACGCTGCCGAAGCGGCGCTTACTGGTCCACAGGAACCGGTGAGAGAGATGGTATCGGCCTTCGAAGAGCGTCGAGACGTCCTTCTCGATGGGTTAGCGGATATCGGCCTTGACACGCCAGTGCCGAAGGGAGCGTTCTATGCGATGCCCCACGTTCCGGACGGCTGGACCCAGAAGATGCTGGACAACGACGTTATCGTGGTTCCCGGCGAAGCGTTTGGGCCGAGTGGCAAGGGGCAGGCGCGCATTTCGTATGCCACGAGCACGGCTGAACTGAAAGAGGCGCTGGAAGTGATGCGAACGGTCACGAACTCTCTGTAG
- a CDS encoding ABC transporter substrate-binding protein, giving the protein MKSIGAAGAVGLAGCSTDGGSSGNTISMGILMGVTGGLSEVGPAIRDAAELAVKEVRDADNGFSVDTQFENTETKPSRGVSGAEALVNGGYPMICGGLASSVTLQVAENVAIPNQAVMCSPSATSPDVSSLEDNDFVYRTPPTDKLQGSLLAQIAAERLEKESAAILFLNNAYGNGLSSGFTKTFEEEYGGEVLDQVSYSAGRSSYTSQLRNTLDGDPGTLVIIGYPESGNKIFRNFYENFDRADMDILVPDGLRADDLPGNVGHDMTNVRGTNPSSAGPGIEYFRSAYEDEYGSAPGPFNQQSFDAAAVLMLARAAAGEDDGTAIRDQMRAVTDSGGEAVGPENLGEGVSLAADGNEINYQGVSGPVEFDDNGDLASAVYNYFRYTENGTENIEQVEV; this is encoded by the coding sequence ATGAAGAGCATTGGTGCCGCAGGCGCTGTCGGACTTGCAGGCTGTTCGACAGACGGTGGTAGTAGTGGTAACACCATCAGCATGGGCATCCTAATGGGGGTAACGGGTGGGTTGTCCGAAGTGGGCCCCGCAATTCGGGATGCAGCAGAACTAGCTGTAAAGGAGGTCCGAGACGCGGACAACGGGTTCTCAGTCGATACGCAGTTTGAGAATACTGAGACCAAGCCGAGTCGGGGCGTGAGCGGTGCAGAAGCACTCGTGAACGGTGGCTATCCGATGATTTGTGGGGGACTAGCGTCATCAGTGACACTGCAGGTCGCAGAGAACGTCGCAATTCCGAATCAGGCGGTGATGTGCTCACCATCGGCGACATCGCCTGATGTCTCCTCACTGGAAGATAACGACTTCGTGTACCGGACGCCACCGACGGACAAGTTGCAGGGATCACTGCTGGCACAGATAGCGGCCGAACGGCTTGAGAAGGAGAGCGCAGCTATCCTCTTTCTCAACAATGCGTACGGGAACGGCCTGTCAAGTGGATTCACGAAGACGTTTGAGGAGGAGTACGGTGGTGAGGTCCTGGACCAGGTCTCATACTCGGCGGGTCGCTCTTCCTACACGTCACAGTTGCGGAACACGCTTGACGGTGACCCAGGGACGCTCGTGATCATCGGCTACCCCGAGAGCGGGAACAAAATCTTCCGGAACTTCTACGAGAACTTCGATCGAGCGGACATGGATATTTTGGTCCCGGACGGACTCAGGGCCGATGACTTGCCCGGGAACGTGGGCCACGACATGACAAACGTCCGCGGGACCAATCCATCGTCGGCCGGGCCGGGAATCGAGTACTTCAGATCTGCGTACGAAGACGAGTATGGTTCTGCACCGGGGCCGTTCAATCAGCAGTCGTTCGATGCTGCGGCAGTCCTCATGCTGGCACGCGCGGCGGCCGGTGAAGATGACGGGACTGCAATCCGGGATCAGATGCGGGCGGTTACAGACTCCGGTGGCGAAGCAGTCGGACCTGAAAACCTGGGCGAAGGCGTTTCGCTGGCCGCCGACGGAAACGAAATCAACTATCAGGGCGTCTCGGGCCCAGTCGAGTTCGACGACAATGGTGACCTGGCCAGCGCCGTGTACAATTACTTCAGGTACACAGAGAACGGCACGGAGAATATCGAGCAGGTGGAAGTGTAA